A window of Candidatus Hydrogenedentota bacterium genomic DNA:
CATGGATTCTGACAAATTAGCAAGTATCCAACGTATCATTGAGAATATTGAACAAGTGGTATTCGGTAAGCGTGAAGAAGTGAAACTCTGTGTAGTTGCACTGCTTGCACGGGGACATTTGCTCATTGAAGACGTGCCGGGAGTGGGGAAGACCACCTTGGCGCAGAGTTTAGCAAAAGCGGTGGACTGTTCCTTCATTAGGATACAGTTTACCAGCGACATGCTGCCTTCCGACATTCTGGGCGTGTCCATTTTAAATCCGAAGACCAACGATTTTGAATATAGGCAGGGTCCTATTTTCGCCAACGTTATCCTTGCCGATGAAATTAATCGGACACCGCCGAAAACGCAAAGTGCCTTACTGGAGGCGATGAGCGAATACACAGTTTCCGTGGACGGGATTACCCACACCCTGCCCAGTCCCTTTATGGTGATTGCTACGCAAAACCCCATCGAATATGAAGGCACCTATGTGTTGCCGGAATCGCAAATGGATCGCTTCCTGCTGCGCGTAGAGATTGGTTATCCCCCCGAAGCGGATGAACGGCGCATTATGCGGCGCCACGATCCGCTAAAAGCCATTGCCGCTTTGAAGCCGGTTATTTCCGTGGAAGAATTGAATGCCCTGCAGGAAGAGGTGGGCAAGATTACGGTGGAAGAGTCGGTAGAGCGTTATATCCTTGATATCGTCCGCGCCACTCGTGAACACGAGCAGGTGCGGTTGGGGGCGAGTCCCCGCGGCGCGCAGGCCTTGTTCGAAGCGAGCCAAGCGCGGGCTATGATTGAAGGGCGCGACTTTGTCATTCCTGATGATGTAAAAGAACTTGCTGCGCCTGCCTTATCCCATCGTTTATTGGTAAAATCACGGGGCGCTGACTTGGCTGCTGCCGGGCTGGAACGTGTCCGTGTGATTCGTGACATTGTCAATAATACGAAGGTGCCGCTTTGAGCATACGTTCTCCTTTTCGCAAGATGGTACGTGGTCGTCTTACCCGCGCCGGGTGGATTATCGTGATTATTTTGCTGCTCTTGCTCGTATCCGCGTGGAATACGGGCGAAAATCTCTTGTACATCGTGTTTGGTTGTCTTTTAGGCATGTTATTTCTATCCTTTATCGCCGGTCGCCGCAGCTTAAAAAAAGTATCGGTTCAACGGGAAGTGCCGTATGCGGTCTATCGGGAAGAGCCTTTTTCCTGCATGCTGCAAATCAAAAACCACAAGCGCTTTATTCCTGCTATTTCGGTGCGAATCGAACAGGAGCATGGGAGCGTTGCTTATGTGCTGCGCATTCCTGCACGGCACCAGATCACGGTGTCGCTGCAAAGCACCATGCGCCGCCGAGGCATTTTTAAGATGCCGTCCTGTGAGTTAATTACCCGATTTCCATTCGGCTTTCTGGAGCTGCGTCGCCGGTACAGCGATGCTTTGGAAGTGATGGTCTACCCGAAAATACGACCTGCGCGGCTGCCTGCTTTAGAGTCTAGTGAGGGTATACAGCCGCTGCTGGCGCGCGTCAACGGCGACGGCGACGAATTCTTCTCTTTACGTGATTATATACGGGGCGATGATCTGCGTTTGATTGTGTGGCGTGTCAGTGCGCGCATGGGCAAATGGATGGTTCGTGAAATGGGGATGGGCAATGCCCGGATCATCACCTTTGTATTGGATACGCGGAAGGGAGCGGAAGCGGCTGACGAAGCTACCTTTGAAGAGATGATCGACATGACTGCGTCCTTGATGATCACCTTGCTCAAGCGTCAATACAGCGTAGGATTATATACGCCCGATCATGTTGTGCCCTGTGGAAAAGGAACGGCTCAAGAACAATATCTGCTCGATTGTCTCACAGGCGTCAATCCCGTTGACGGTGCGGCATGGCAGGATTTCGATCAGCGTGTGCAGCGGCTGAAATCAGACGGTATGCGCCTAATCTTGGTCTCTGCCGATACGGCGGCATGGGGCTATGAAGATACCGACATGGGCTTGCAAGTGTTGGATCCCGGAAATGTTATCTATGCGTAGGCAAGTTCATATTAATTTGTGGATTTCTACCGCCGCCCTTGTCTTTGCTGGCTATATGGCGCTCGGATCGGTAGCACTCTACGGGACGGCGCCGTTGTTTGTGCCCTTGATCCTGCTGCCTCTCGCACCGTTGGGCGCATTGATCGACAGGCATTTCCCATTGTGGCGTTTGCTGAGCGGAAGCATTGTAATTGCCTATTTGCTTTTCTTGCCTCTTTCTTTGTTGTGGTTCGGCCTGATGGACGCCGTCATTTTGTTGATTGTATTTATTCAGGCGCACCTGATCATGAACAAAAAAAGCGTGCGTGCCTATTATGAACTCTTTTTGATGACCTTTTTCCTGCTCCTCGCCGCCGTTGTTCAAGACCCTGAATCTATGGTTGCCATTGCTTTGCTGCTCTACGTAATCAGCGCCGTCTGGTCTTTTATTTCCTTACAGATTTATGCAGAGCTGGCAGGCAAAGAGAAGTTGACCGTTCCGGAAATGCAGTCTTTGGATAAGGACGCGGCGCCTGTCAAACCGGGCAATGTCTTCGACTTCGGTCTATACCTTTCCATCATGATCCTTTCTGTGCTTGCGGTGTTTCTGACCGTTGCCATCTTCCTATTTACGCCGCGCGTGGAGGCGGGCTGGCTCGGCGGCAGGGGGGCGACCCAAGCGCTTACGGGACTTTCCGATCGTATGCAATTATCCGGGTCAACGACGATCAGCGAAAATCCCAGTGTCGTTATGTTCGTCCAATTCCCTGACGAGCCCCACGGCGTACTGACGCCAGAAAGTCTCCTATATTGGCGTGTAACCACCATGCCGCGCTTTACCAAGGATGAATGGTTTCGTCGAGGATTGCGCAATCATTATGAACCGGCGGTGAATCTTGCCTTAGGTCAATCAGGGCGCGGATGGGGCGCAAGCTATCAGGAAACAAAACGGCCGCAGCGGCCTCACTCACGAAGTATCCGCCAAACCATCTACATGGACAACGTGCCTACCCAAGGGATTCCCTGTTTGGAATTGCCCTATGGCATTCGCCTCCTCGGAGAATCGCCTTACACCCGCGTGCTCTGGGATATCGGCGAGGATTTTACGCTGACCTTGGAGACCCGGGGTTCGCGGAGCATTCAGTATGAGGTCGTGTCCGATGTGGTGTCGCCTACGCGCGAGGAGCTGTTGGCAACACCCCACGATTATGGATTTATGGTGCGGGAAGAATATGATCTGCTCACCCATCAAGAATTGCTTCCCGAGACGCGCGCTTTGGCAGAATCGCTCACGGAAGAAGCGGCCTTGCCTTATGCCAAAGTTAAGCTGCTCGAGGAATGGCTGAGCAGCCCCGCCTTTGTCTATTCCTTGTCTGTGCCGCCCATTCCCGAAGAACACGGAATCGATGCTTTTATCAACACCATACGGACGGGGCATTGTGAGTTCTATGCGTCGGCGCTGGCGTTGATGGCGCGGTCGCTGGGTATTCCCACCCGTGTTGTGAGCGGCTTCAGAGGCGGCGAATACAGCTCCGGCGATGAGGCGTATTTGATCCGTGCGAGCATGGCGCATTTGTGGATGGAGGCGCTGTTTAAAGACATTGGCTGGGTACGTTTTGATCCTTCGCCGCGCTCTGATGTGGTGCCCTCAGGGTTGGAAATGGTGCGCATGGCATGGTCATCCTATGTGCTGCGCGGCAAAATGTTTTGGTTTCAACAGGTCATCGGCTTTCGCGGCGGCTTGCGCCTGGATCAGCTCCTGAAGTTTCGTCCATGGCAGTGGTGGGCTCGGTCAGCGCAACCGGTGTCCCACGACGAAAAGGCAGTAGAAGAGGTTGTCTTGAACGAGAGCGTCCCTTATTGGGAACTTATTTATCATCCTGCTGTTCAAGCGCTATTATTCCTACTGATCTTTTCTAATGGTCTGTGGCTGGGCAATCGCTATTGGAAAAGACAGCGAAGCACTTTCCGCTTATCGCGGGATCAGCGCCGGATACGCAAATCCTATCTTCTCTTTTTGAAACAGGCTGCCGCCCTCGGGGTGGCGTGTGACAACAAAAGCGCGGCTGAGGTGTGGGCACAACTAAAAGAGATGCCCTTGTCCGATGCTGCAGGTGTGCAAGCGTTTTTAGACGCCTATTACCAAGTGCGTTTTGGAGGGAGACCGCTGGATCTTGATCGGCAAAAGCGTTGCAGCCGCCTGATGAAAGACTTGCGGCTGAAGCCTAAAAGAGAGGGGTGATGGCGGAGGGTGAGGGACTCGAACCCACAAGGCCGAAGCCGCCGGTTTTCAAGACCGGTGCATTACCAATTATGCTAACCCTCCGGGAAAGCGTGTATGGAGCCCTATTATAGGAGTGTAGGGCAGACAATGTCCAATTGGCAGTGTACTGCCTCTCTGCGCGCCGATCATCACCGCTTCACGAGATCAACCGAAAAGACAGCGCCCTTACATCATGCTAAAGGAGCGCCGAGGACATAAATGATTACGGCAAAGAAATGGATGGCGCTGCCTGCCATGACAAAACAATGCCAGATCGCGTGATTGAAAGGAATGCGATTATAGACGTAAAAGAAGACGCCGAAGGTGTAGGCAAGCCCGCCTATGGCCATCATGATGAGCGCGCCCAGGGGGATGTAGGTGATGGCAGGCTTAATAGCGATGAGCACGATCCAGCCCATGGCAATGTACATGGCTGTAGAAACGCGGTCAAAGCGTCCTGTGAAAAAAGCCTTGAAGCCGCAGCCTACGCAGGCGATGCCCCATAGCACGCCGAAGAGCGTCCAGCCCCAGCCCGGTGCGTCGCGCATGGACACCAGCAAGAAGGGGGTGTAGGTGCCCGCAATGAGCAGGTAGATGGCGCAGTGATCGAAAACGCGTAAAACACGCTTGGCGTTGATGCAGGGGATGGCGTTATAGAGTGTGGACGCCAAATAGAGGGCTAGTAAGGAGAGCCCAAAGACGATGGCAGAGACGATGCTGAGTCCGTCGCCCCAGCGCACCGCCCGTATGATCAACCAAACCATGCCTGCAATGCTTAATGCGACGCCTACGCCGTGGGTGGCGCTGTTCAAAACCTCTTCTACGATGGAGTATTCTTTATGTTTTACAGAGCTGCTCATGGCAATCTCATCGCTTCCTTTAGGGTTGTTATGGATTCCGATTCAAAAGCGCGTATTAGGCAGCGCGTCGTCGGAACTTTTGCTAATTGTAACACAGGCCATTTTATTACGCCAATAATTTAGGAAAAAAAAATGCCTTAACCCCCTAAAAAAAGTTGTCCATCTTTTTGAAATAGCTTTCATTTTGTGGTGAGATATGCTATCATTTGAGGGAAGCAGGTAAAGGGTGTAGAAGTGTTTGCACTGTGCTCCCCCCGCCGCTTTTTAGGATAGAGAAGATCCTGTTGTATCGGATACTTAATTTTAAGTGTGTTATTTATTCATACCAATCAAAAGAGGAGTAATCAATTATGGTCACGAAAGGTAAATGTAGTGGGTTTTCCCGAACAACAATGACGGTCATCCTGGCAGTCGTGCTTGTTGCCGTCACGGGTGTTGTTCCGGCTAGTGCCGATCCTACGCCCAGGATCTTACTTGCAGGCGACAGCTGGACCGGATTCATGCTCGCCTTCAGATCCTTCCGCGAAGTCTTGCAGGAGTATGAGGGCTTGGATCGTTGGATCGAAGTGGGTAATCGTACCGCGGAAATGGGCGCCCGTGTCTTTGAAATGCTGGATCGTAATTTCCAGCAGACGCTGACAGAAGAGCTGACCCGTTATCCCAACATTGACGTCGTGGTCATCACCTTGGGCGGCAATGACATTCTGCGCGGTTCCACCGGTGTAGATCCCAACAACTTTAACCGAAAAGTGAAGTTGGATCATTGTTACGAAAGCAGCAGCGGTCAGCCTTGGTCCGAACCTTCGGAATGCGTTGAATGGCTTGCCCAAAGTGTGAAAGAAAATGTGAGCATTTTAGTGGATCATATTTTGAGTGTCCGCCCTGACGTCCGCGTCGCTATTTTGAGTTACGATTATGGCGCGCGTCTGCCTCGAAATCCTGCCTATAGTCTTGAAGAAATGCATCTCGCCTTTGTCGCGGTACAAGAACGTATCCGTGAAATCGCCCTTTCCCGTGACCGCGTCGAATTTATCATGAACTTCGGATTGATGCAAAATATTTACGGCATCCCTTCCGATGGCTATCCCGAACCCGGCTTTCCCGAAGAAGACATTCCTGCCGGTGTGCCGCCTTATCCCTGCAATGATCCTGCCGAACCGGATTGTGCATTTTGGCCGGGCGGCTTCCCTCAGTACTTATCGCCCATGAGCTCTTATATTGATCAAGATATTCATCTGACAGCAGAAGGCTACGCCCATATTGCACGGCGTGCCATGGATCTGCATATTGAAGAATGGTTGAACTATCCGAAGGCCATGGAAATTCTGCCTTTGGACAATAAAGCCACCTATCAGTTCCAAGTTACTTTTTCCCATCCTGTGACGGGTGTAGACCTCAGCGATTTTGAGGTATATATCAATGCCAAGTCCGGAATGAAGAGCATGGATGTGATCAATGTCCAAGCCATTTCCGATGATGTGTATTTGGTCACCGTAGACATGAGCGGTTCCGAAGATGTTGCCTTTATTAAAGTGCTGGACGACGATTCCATTGTCCGCATTGACACAGGAGCGCCTCTAGGCGGCCCCGGTATCGGCAACGGACTTTTTGTCTTTAACGGCGACTATGAATTTTTCGATTTGCCCGAGGCGGAAGACGACGACTTCGAAGGCGCCTTGGGATTCCTGTACATGGCGTCCATGGCCTATGAGCATCTGCTCGGTGAGTTGGGGTTGAGTTTTAACCCGGACTACTTCGATGCCAACGGTAATTTCTTTCAAGATGGCAGCCTCGACAAACCTATTTCCATTCCCGGCAACGGTATATTAGACCTGTGGGAATTCATGGTTATTGATGCCGTTTTGAAACGCCCCGACCTCGATCTGAGCGCTACAGGCGGACTGACCTACCAAGATGTGCGCACCGCGTGGGATCTCAATATCGATTCCGTACAGGCGGCATTAGGCGGCAAAGGCGGATTGGCAGATATTATTCTGCCCGGCCTTGACACCGTACTCGCGGCATTCTACACACTCGGCGATAAAGATTCTTCCACCCTTGTGGGAATCTTAGTCGGTCAGCTCGGCGATGTGGATGAATTCCCGACCAATATGGATCCCCAGGCGTTGACGCCCTATGACGCGTCCAATACGGTACAGTTTTTAAGTCGATTCTTGGGATTGGGCGGCGATGCTGATGGCGACGGTTGGAGAAATGTCCAAGAGTATCAGTATTTCTTTAGAGATGGTCTTGAAGCCTATGTGAATGCCGTGCTTGATCCTAATATCAAGCCTAACAACGGTGAGGGCAAGTATAATATCGGCGATTTTGTACGTATCGCCCTTATGGAT
This region includes:
- a CDS encoding MoxR family ATPase, yielding MDSDKLASIQRIIENIEQVVFGKREEVKLCVVALLARGHLLIEDVPGVGKTTLAQSLAKAVDCSFIRIQFTSDMLPSDILGVSILNPKTNDFEYRQGPIFANVILADEINRTPPKTQSALLEAMSEYTVSVDGITHTLPSPFMVIATQNPIEYEGTYVLPESQMDRFLLRVEIGYPPEADERRIMRRHDPLKAIAALKPVISVEELNALQEEVGKITVEESVERYILDIVRATREHEQVRLGASPRGAQALFEASQARAMIEGRDFVIPDDVKELAAPALSHRLLVKSRGADLAAAGLERVRVIRDIVNNTKVPL
- a CDS encoding DUF58 domain-containing protein encodes the protein MSIRSPFRKMVRGRLTRAGWIIVIILLLLLVSAWNTGENLLYIVFGCLLGMLFLSFIAGRRSLKKVSVQREVPYAVYREEPFSCMLQIKNHKRFIPAISVRIEQEHGSVAYVLRIPARHQITVSLQSTMRRRGIFKMPSCELITRFPFGFLELRRRYSDALEVMVYPKIRPARLPALESSEGIQPLLARVNGDGDEFFSLRDYIRGDDLRLIVWRVSARMGKWMVREMGMGNARIITFVLDTRKGAEAADEATFEEMIDMTASLMITLLKRQYSVGLYTPDHVVPCGKGTAQEQYLLDCLTGVNPVDGAAWQDFDQRVQRLKSDGMRLILVSADTAAWGYEDTDMGLQVLDPGNVIYA
- a CDS encoding DUF3488 domain-containing transglutaminase family protein — protein: MRRQVHINLWISTAALVFAGYMALGSVALYGTAPLFVPLILLPLAPLGALIDRHFPLWRLLSGSIVIAYLLFLPLSLLWFGLMDAVILLIVFIQAHLIMNKKSVRAYYELFLMTFFLLLAAVVQDPESMVAIALLLYVISAVWSFISLQIYAELAGKEKLTVPEMQSLDKDAAPVKPGNVFDFGLYLSIMILSVLAVFLTVAIFLFTPRVEAGWLGGRGATQALTGLSDRMQLSGSTTISENPSVVMFVQFPDEPHGVLTPESLLYWRVTTMPRFTKDEWFRRGLRNHYEPAVNLALGQSGRGWGASYQETKRPQRPHSRSIRQTIYMDNVPTQGIPCLELPYGIRLLGESPYTRVLWDIGEDFTLTLETRGSRSIQYEVVSDVVSPTREELLATPHDYGFMVREEYDLLTHQELLPETRALAESLTEEAALPYAKVKLLEEWLSSPAFVYSLSVPPIPEEHGIDAFINTIRTGHCEFYASALALMARSLGIPTRVVSGFRGGEYSSGDEAYLIRASMAHLWMEALFKDIGWVRFDPSPRSDVVPSGLEMVRMAWSSYVLRGKMFWFQQVIGFRGGLRLDQLLKFRPWQWWARSAQPVSHDEKAVEEVVLNESVPYWELIYHPAVQALLFLLIFSNGLWLGNRYWKRQRSTFRLSRDQRRIRKSYLLFLKQAAALGVACDNKSAAEVWAQLKEMPLSDAAGVQAFLDAYYQVRFGGRPLDLDRQKRCSRLMKDLRLKPKREG
- a CDS encoding hemolysin III family protein, which translates into the protein MSSSVKHKEYSIVEEVLNSATHGVGVALSIAGMVWLIIRAVRWGDGLSIVSAIVFGLSLLALYLASTLYNAIPCINAKRVLRVFDHCAIYLLIAGTYTPFLLVSMRDAPGWGWTLFGVLWGIACVGCGFKAFFTGRFDRVSTAMYIAMGWIVLIAIKPAITYIPLGALIMMAIGGLAYTFGVFFYVYNRIPFNHAIWHCFVMAGSAIHFFAVIIYVLGAPLA